Within Priestia filamentosa, the genomic segment ACTTATCCCGGCTTCATTTGGGCTACAAGGACCTGGAGAAATCATTAAAAAGTCAGGACGCATTGCTTCAATTTCCTCCAGCGTAATTTCGTCATTACGCTTTACAACTAACTCTTCACCTAATTCACCTAAATATTGCACTAAATTAAATGTAAATGAATCATAATTATCAATCATTAAAATCATACTCTGCTACCTCCACTCAGCTCATATTCACTCAACTCTTTTGCACGCCATAAGGCTTCTGCTTTCTTTAAAGACTCTTTATACTCATACTGCGGATGTGAATCAATTACAATACCAGCTCCTGCTTGCACATGTGCTTGTCCGTCTTTTACAACCATAGAGCGAATAGCAATATTCAACTCCATGTTTTCATCAAAGCCAATCCAACCAATCGAGCCTGTATAAACTCCTCTTCTCACTGGTTCAATTTCTTCAATGATTTCCATCGTACGCACTTTAGGTGCCCCTGTAATTGTGCCCCCTGGAAATGTTGCATCAACAACGTCAGTCCACTCATTCTCTTCTGCAAGCTGTCCTTTCACGTTAGAGACAATGTGCATAACATGAGAATAGCGCTCGATTGTCATTAATTCATCTACTTCTACAGTACCATATTTACAAACTCTCCCCAAATCATTTCGCTCTAAATCCACAAGCATGATATGCTCAGCACGTTCTTTCTCATTTGAGAGTAGTTCTTCTGCAAGCTGCTCATCTTCTTCAGCTGTTCGACCTCTAGAACGAGTGCCTGCAATTGGCCTTGTGCTTACTTCATTTTTATGCTTCTTCACTAAAAGCTCAGGTGAAGCACTCACAATTTGGAAATCTTCAAACTGTAAGTAAGACATATAAGGAGAAGGATTCAATAAACGAAGCTGCTCATACACTTCCATTGGGTGCGACTTAAGCTGCCTTGTTTGACGAACTGCAATATTTACCTGAAATACATCACCCGAAGAGATGTATTCATGAATATCGTGAACAGCTTTTGAAAACTTTTCTTCATCCATCGAAAATTCATCTTGTTTCCGTTCCGCCATAAAATAGTTATACTCATATGAAATGGGTTGAATGGGTGCCTCAAGCCACATATTCATATAATGACTAAGTCGCAATTGAGCTTGGGTTATATTTTCTTCCTCATCTGTTACAATTACCCAAAGCTGTTCTGTTGAATGGTCATAAACAAAGACATCTTGGAAAACGAAGAAATGAAGCTCTGGCAAATTCAAATCATCAGCTGCTAACTTTGGCAGTTTTTCAATATAGCGTACATAATCATAACTAATGTACCCAATAGCTCCCCCTTGGAAAGGAGGAAGTTCACTATTTGTCTCTATATGATATTGAGCTAACCAGTCCTTCATTGCATGCAGAGGATTTCCTTCTATCACTATCGTCTCTCCATTTTTCTCGACAGTAAGCATATTATTCTTACCTTTTAATGATGCTATTGGATCTAATCCAATCATACTGTAGCGACCACTACGCCCGCTCTCTAACACCATATGTTTTTTATGGTTTTTTGCCAGAAACTGAAATTTCTTGAACCAGTGTTCTTTTGGGATGGAAACCGCTTCTCCCCAAGCTTTTCTCTGTTGCACACCTTCACGCTCCTACACCATTTTTGCTATTTTATCTCTTTACTTTTCATTGTACATGATTCTTTATTTTTCTTCACTAGGAGTTTCTACTAATAAAAAACCTCCCTACTAGTAGGGAGGTTTTTAAGCTTTATTTTGTACTTTGTTCTTCTTCCTCAAATTTATAAAGAGGTGTACTTAAGTAACGCTCACCGTTACTTGGGATAATTGCTAAAACTTTCTTACCTTTACCCAATTCTTTTGCTACTTTTAACGCTGCATAAATAGCTGCTCCAGAAGAAATACCACCTAGGATTCCTTCATTTCTAGCTGCTTTACGTGCATATTCAAATGCCGCTTCATTCTCGACTGGAATAACTCCGTCATACACTTCTGTATCTAACGTGTTTGGAACAAATCCAGCTCCAATTCCTTGGATTTTATGAGGACCAGGCTGACCTCCTGATAATACAGGTGAACCTGTTGGCTCAACAGCATAGATTTTCACGTTCTCGTACTTTTCTTTTAATACGCTTCCAGCACCTGATACTGTTCCACCTGTACCAACACCAGCAATAAATGCATCAAGTTGGTCACCCATTTGTTCTACAATTTCTTTTCCTGTTGTTTCACGATGAACTTTTGGGTTTGCTTCATTCTTGAACTGCTGTGGCATAAAGTAGCCATGTGCATTTGAAAGCTCCTCTGCTTTCTTAATAGCTCCGTTCATTCCTTCTGCACCAGGAGTAAGAACAAGATCTGCTCCATATGCACGAAGAAGGTTGCGACGCTCCATACTCATCGTATCTGGCATTACTAAAATAGCTTTGTAGCCTTTTGCAGCAGCAACCATTGCAAGACCAATTCCCGTGTTGCCACTTGTTGGTTCAATAATAGTGTCGCCAGCTTTTAAAACGCCCTCTTGCTCAGCACTTTCAATCATCGCAAGACCAATACGATCTTTTACGCTACTTCCAGGATTCATAAATTCAAGTTTTAAATACACATCTGCCATATCTTCTTCAACAATGCGATTTAATTTAACAATTGGTGTTTGACCAATTAAGTCTGTAATTGAATTTCCTACACGTGTCATAAGATCACCTCTATAATCCCTAGTATTTTTATTGGTTTTATAGAGAATATATCAATTATTATATGAATTGTCAATCTATTTACCCATTTTTTTAAAGAAAAAGGAAAGCGCATGCCTCCATGCGCTTTCCTTTAGGCTTTCGCTTGAGCTTTCAATTCTTCAAGTTCTTCTTTTGTGAACTGATACTCTTCATTACAGAAATGGCATTGAGCTTCTGCTCCACCATCTTCATCAATCATTGCCTGGAGTTCTTCTACACCTAGGCTAATAAGAGCATTTGAAAGACGCTCTCTTGAACAATGACAAGAGAATTCAACAGGCATTGTTTCCAATACTTCTACATTTTCTTTTCCTAAAAGTTTTTCTAGAATTTCCTCAGGAGACAATCCTTCTTGAATAAGCTTAGAAATCGGCGGCACTTTACTTAAACTTTCTTCAATCGCTGTGATTGTTTCCTCCTCAGTACCTGGCATAAGCTGAATAATGAATCCTCCTGCAGCTAAGATGCTGTTATCTGGATTTACGAGCACCCCTAATCCAACAGATGAAGGCACTTGTTCAGATGATGCAAAATAGTACGTAAAGTCATCTCCAAGTTCTCCAGATGCAAGGGGAACTTGACCTGTAAAATGGTCTCTTAACCCCAAGTCCTTTACAACGGTAAGCATTCCTGTTGACCCAACAGCTCTTGAAACATCTAATTTGCCTGGCGCTTTAGAAGGAAAGTGTGTTTGAGGTTTTGAAACATAACCACGTACATGGCCCTTTGCATCGCTATCAACAATGATTGCGCCGATTGGACCTCCGCCTTCTACCTTTACCGTAATTTTGTTTTCACCTTTTAACATAGCTCCCATCATAACGCTCGCTGTCATTGCACGCCCAAGGGCTGCTGAAGCTGTTGGCCATGAATTATGTCTTCGTTGAGCTTCTCCAACTGTTTCAGTTGTCTGAACTGCATATGCACGAATTTGGCCATTATAAGCCAACGCTTTTACAAGATAATCTTTCATCCTTTTAAAACACCTTCCTTGATTTAATTTAGCTCGAAATTACGAGCATATATTAACTGAAGTCCCTTTAACGTTAAGAACGGGTCCACAATATCAATCATATCTGACTCTGTTGCAATTAAATTAGCTAATCCTCCTGTAGCAATTACTTTTGTTTCAGGAGGAGCTTGAGCTTTCATACGGGACACAATTCCTTCCACTTGACCTACATATCCATATAAGATACCAGATTGCATCGCTGTAACTGTATTTGTTCCAATAACACTTTCAGGTTGCACAATCTCAATCCGAGGAAGCTTTGAAGTTCTAGAATAAAGAGCTTCTGTGGAAATATTAATTCCTGGCGCAATTGCGCCTCCTCTATAATGTTTCTTTTCATCAACATAGCAATACGTAGTGGCTGTACCAAAATCAATAATAATTAAAGGAGTTCCATAATGATGAATGGCTCCCACAGCATTAACAATGCGGTCTGCTCCTACTTCTCTTGGATTGTCATACTTAATGTTTAAGCCTGTCTTCACTCCTGGACCTACTATAACAGGTTTGAGATGAAAATACTTTAGACACATTCTTTCAAGTGAAAACATTATAGGGGGAACAACAGAAGAAATGATAATTCCTTCTATTGAAGCAAACGTTAATCCAACATGATTAAAAAGCTCTTTAATTACCATGCCAAATTCATCTTCTGTTTTATTACGGCCCGTTTCGATACGCCAATGATATTTTAACTCATTTCCTTCATAAACACCTAATACTGTGTTTGTGTTTCCCACATCTATAACAAAAATCAACGCCCATCACCACTTTATCTTTATTTCTATCCTCATCTCATTCTATATTACATAAAAAAATCGGGCGTTTCTATTCTTTCATAATTTACCCGTTCATCACCTATGTTAACAATAAAAAAGGCGCTCAGGTGAGCGCCTTTTTTTATTCATTCTTATCTTCTTGATCTTCATCTTCTTTTTTCGGTTGGATGTTTACTTTCACATCTTCACTGTTTTCATCAGACTGAGGTTTTTTAAGAGACAAATTACGGTCTCCTTCTGGAAGCTTACCATTTTCAAAAAGACTACGGATTTGCTTCGCTTCTAATGTTTCAACCTCAAGAAGTGTGTTTGCAATCAAGTCAAATTGTTCCCGATGGTTAACAATAATCTCTTTTGCACGTGCATAACATTCTTTAATGATACGCTGAACTTCTAAATCAATTTCATGAGCAATTGCATCACTGTAGTTTTGTTCACTATTGATATCGCGTCCTAGGAACACTTGACCACCTTGTGATTGACCAAATTGCATTGGTCCAAGTTTCTCGCTCATTCCATATTCAGTAACCATTTTACGAGCAATGCTTGTTGCACGTTGGAAGTCATTGTGAGCTCCTGTGCTTACTTCGCCAAATGTTACTTCCTCAGCTACACGTCCACCAAGTAGACCTGTAATCTTATCAAGAAGCTCTGGCTTCGTCATAAAGTAACGATCTTCTTTTGGAAGCATTACAGCATAACCACCAGCTTGGCCACGAGGCACGATTGTTACTTTATGAACCATATCAGCTTCATCAAGAACAAGTCCAATGATTGTATGACCTGATTCATGGAAGGCAACAATATTACGCTCTTTCTTCGAAATAACGCGGCTCTTCTTCGCAGGCCCCGCGATAACACGATCTGTCGCTTCATCGATATCAGTCATATCAATTTTCTTCTTATCAAGACGGGCAGCTACTAGAGCAGCTTCGTTTAATAAGTTTTCAAGATCGGCACCAGAGAATCCTGGTGTACGAAGAGCAATCGTACGTAAATCAACAGATTCATCAAGCGGCTTGTTGCGAGCATGTACACGAAGTACTGCTTCACGACCATTTACATCTGGACGATCTACCGTAATTTGACGGTCAAAGCGTCCTGGACGTAGTAATGCAGGATCTAAAATATCAGGGCGGTTTGTTGCAGCAATAATGATAATACCTTCATTCGCTCCGAAACCATCCATTTCAACAAGCAATTGGTTTAGCGTTTGTTCACGCTCGTCATGACCGCCTCCTAACCCAGCGCCACGTTGACGACCTACTGCATCAATCTCATCTATAAAGATAATACACGGTGCATTTTTCTTCGCATTTTCAAACAAGTCACGAACACGAGAAGCTCCGACACCGACAAACATTTCAACAAAATCAGAACCACTGATGGAGAAGAAAGGTGTTCCTGCTTCACCAGCTACAGCACGAGCAAGTAATGTTTTACCTGTCCCTGGAGGTCCAACAAGAAGAACCCCTTTTGGAATACGTGCCCCTACTTCTGAGAATTTGCGAGGATCCTTCAAGAAATCAACAACTTCAACAAGTTCTTGTTTCTCTTCGTCAGCACCCGCTACGTCTTTAAACTTAACTTTTTTCTTCTCTTCACTATAAAGTTTAGCTTTACTTTTACCAAAGTTCATTACACGACTGCCGCCGCCTTGAGCTTGGTTAAGTAAGAAGAAGAAGAGAATAAAGATAATAATAAACGGAATGATGGAAGTAAAGAAAGTTACCCATCCGCTTGTTTCCTCAGCCGGTTTATAATCAACATCTGCTGATTGAAGTTTATTATCTAGTTTTTCAACAATTTGACCTGTATCTGGTACAAACGTAACAAATTCTTGGTCTTTGCTGTATGAATCTAATTGACCTCGAACTTCCAGCACACCTCGTTCAGGTTTTAAAGTAACGTGGTCTACTTCACCTTTATCAAGATGCTCGATAAATTTATTGTAATTAAGCTGTGTTGTTTGGTTATTTGAACCACTAAAAATGCTAACAACACCAATAATTACCAAAAATATCAGTAAATAAAATATGGTATTACGGAAGATCCGATTCATTACTTACCTCCTCCCACAGTAAACAAATCATACTCAATAGTATCATAGAAAATTCAACCTATACAACAAATACACCCTGCCATAGACCCTTATGTTCTTATGATGAATATACTTCTGGTTTTAGGACACCAATGTAAGGCAGGTTGCGGTATTTCTCTTGATAATCAAGACCATAACCAACAACAAATGCGTTCGGCACTTCAAATCCAATATAGTCTGCTTCAATATCAGATTTACGTCCCGATGGCTTATCAAGAAGTGTTACAATTTTGATTGATTTAGCTTTACGGTAACGGAAAAGCTCGACTAAGTAACTTAGTGTTAATCCACTATCAATAATATCTTCGATAATTAGGATGTCACGTCCTTCAACAGATGTGTCTAAATCTTTAATAATCTTGACTTCGCCTGAAGAAACGGTAGAATTCCCATAGCTTGACACATCCATAAAGTCCATTTCTAAGTATGTATCTACTCGTTTGAGTAAATCACCCATAAATGGCATAGCACCTTTTAAGACGCCAATAGCGAGTGGGAAACGATCTTTGTACTCTTCTGATAGTACTTTCCCTAATTCTTTTACTTTTTCTTGCAACTGTTCTTCACTAATTAATACTTCTTTAATGTCTTCCTTCATGTACCTGCTTGCCTCCTAGAAGTTGTTTGCTACTTATAATATAAGGTAACATACTTTTGTTCCTGTATGTTGTCTACCTCATAATGGGATTTTTTCAATCCTGGTATCCAAAGGATTTCCTCGTTATCCAACACAACAATTGGCCAAGCTTCACGTTCAGATTTCGGAATTTTGTTATCAATGAAGATATCCTTTACTTTTTTCCTCCCATTCATACCTTTTAAACGTATTTTATCACCTGTTTTTCGACTTCTTACAATCAAAGTTGGTAATTTTGCTTTTTCGTTTAAAGGTAAATGAAAAAAGTCGTGGCCTTTCTTAAGCTTTCCTGTTTCAGTTTTATGTATTTCACAAACAATTTCACGACCTGTTGGTAACGTAACTCTTCCAGGTATGTGCAAGGAAAAACAGTACGGCTCGACTCTTGGCTTTTCAAAAGTAAATAAACATGTTTCATAAGAGCGAATAACATATAAGCCTTTAGGGAAATGAAGCATCCCAGAAGGTTGCTCCTCTTTGAAAAAAGCGAAAAGCTGATCGATATGCGCCGAGGATAAAGCTAGAGGAATCTCTTTATAGAGATAGTTTAATATTAGTTGAATCCCCCTCCTTTGTAAAGGTTTCCGCATTCTTAAAAAGTCCTGCCGTAACAGCTTTACATATTCAGGCGTTTTATCAACTATTACTTTATTCATCATATCATAAGTTAATTCCTCTAAATAGCTTTGATCTTCTAATAAATTTTCACTAAATTGCTGAAAATGTGTATGAACATGCTCATTTTCTTTTTTAAAGAATGGAAGAAGCTTTCGAAAGCGATTTCTTGTGTATTTATCATCACTATTCGATGGATCTATGCGTGGGTGCAATTCATAGTGTTGACAATATACTTCAATCTCATCCTTTTTAAGAGTTAAAAAAGGGCGAATGAGAGATCCACCGGCAAAAGAGCGTGAAGGAGCCATTCCTGCCGCCCCTTTCATTGTCGTTCCTCTCGTCAATCTCATTAAAATTGTTTCAACTTGGTCATCTCCATGATGAGCAAGAGCCAATTTTGTCCCGTTATGCTTTTTCATTACATCTTCATAAAACTGATAACGGCATTCTCTCGCTGCAATTTGAGAACTCAAATGGTGTTTTTTCTTATATGCTTCTACATCTATACTTATAGCTTCACATGGAATATCATGCTTAAAGCAAAAATTTTTCACATATAGAAGATCCTCTCTAGATTGTTCTCCTCGGAACATATGGTCAAGGTGAGCTGCTATCACTTCGATATTCCACTCTTTTTTTAGGCTCCAAAGCAAGTGTAAAAGAGCTAGAGAATCAGGTCCTCCCGAAACTCCTACAATAACATTATCGTTTTCTTTCAGTAAACAATGTTTTCTTATAAACTTTTCAACTTTTGTCTTCATCTTTGTCATCCTTATACTTTGCGTCTCTCTCTAGAGTAAATGATGAGGAAGTATGAATAAAGAATTTTGTTCAAATAATAACTACCAAACTTGTATAAAAAAATAAACAAAATAAGCAATAGCTACAGATATAAGAAGAAAGAACGTTTCAGCTGTTCGTTTCTTTTTACGCTTGGCGCGCCTTCTACGCCCTGTCGTTGCATAAGTAGTATTGTTTGCAGAGGATGAAGATTGAGGTTTTTTATCTCCTCCTTTAACAACGTTTAAAATCTCATTTTTCATGTGACTTGCTGTACTATATTCCCCTTTTAAGGCTTTCATAAGCGGTTTTTTATATGGACGAAGAATCTTTTTTTCATCAATACACCTTTCAAGCTGCTTTAATGGCTGCTCTTGCTTTGAGAACTGCTTTGGATAAGCTCCATTGATAAAAATCATAGCAACAGCAAATAAATCGTAAGCTCCATCTGCTTTCCTGGATCCTAATCCCCAATATCCACGATCAAAGAATTCGGTAAACTCTTTAATAGCTCTACCATGCTGTGTCGTTCCTCCAACATCTAACAAGCGAAGTCTAAATGGATTTGTGGTTACAATTAAATTGTCAGGCTTTAGATCTCCAAATGTCCATCCTGCTTGATGTAAACCTTCCAAGTCTCCGAGAAGCTGAAGGACAAGAACGCTTAACCACTCCTCCCCTTTGCGAGAAATAAAGGGAAGAAAACCTTCTCCTTTTAAATATTCCATTACATAAAAAGAAAGCATCACTGTTCCTTGTTTTACAGCCCAGTCATCTACATCTAACAAAGAAGGTCCAAGGACTTTGCCATGGACCTTACTTAGCTGTTTTAGCACATTTACCTCTGCTGTTACAGACATATTTGCAAAGCTAATTTTCAAAGCTACCTGTTCGTCATTCTCATTTTGGGCAAGATACACAACTCCTGTGGCACCTTCTCCTAATTTACGTACAATGTAATATTTATGAGAATGCCATTTTCCTAAGATAGATGTCCCTGATTTTAAATTACAAACCTGATTCCTCAATTGATCTCTCATCATATTCTTCAAGCCGCCCTCTCGTTGAGCGTTTTTTCTTAAAATGTTTTACTGCTTCTTCAAGTGCTGGACCTGTGGGAGTAATTCCTCCAGCTGTGAGTTTTGGAAAAATTGCCGAAACTTTATTAAGATTAGGGGTCCAGTCTAGAAGCTTCTCTACATCTTTCTTTTTCCCAGGAAATAAAAAGATAGAGTAATTGTTATATCCAATTCGTGCATTTAAACTTAGCGATAAGTCAAGCAGTGCCTCTTTAACCGTTGGTAATTTACTTTTCATACTTGCACTCATATCTACCAGAATGAGAATATCTAAATTGGATGTTTCACCTAAATCATCTACAACTTCCATCACTTCCCCACGCTTCTCTGGAGGAAGATCTTCCAAATTCGTTTCAGATCCTAAAATTTGTTGAAGTTCTTTGTTTACAACCCCATGAATGGTTTGAGTCATCGCTTGACGTGTAACCATCTGGACTGTTTGAGATAAATTTTGTGCATAGACAACTTGACTAACGCCTCCACCAGACATTGCGATGTTCTCAATCTCATTTGTACTTTGTTCATCAATCAAATCCTTTTCCATAACGCCGATGACATTTACAGTAATGCCTTGTTCTTTTGCAAGAGCAGCCATTGCAACTGGATCTTCCCCAGTGTTTGAATAACCGTCTGTAATTAATAGAATTTGTTTAATTGTCCCGTTTCGCACAAGATCTCCTCCTCAAATTCGGTATTACCATCATGGACGAAAATGTCTAGGTATATACCTTATAAGAGAAGGAGATCTCATTGTTTATGCTTGTTTTTGAGCTTGAGAATGAACAGGGATTGATGACCATTTTGGAATGTTATGCTGAATCTTTGTCACAACAACCGTCATATCATCATCAATCACTCCTGCTTTTGTTCTAATCACTTCTTCCATGATAATGTCCGCTACTTCTTGTGGATGATCTGTTTCAATCTCGCTAATCTTGCGTTTCATCCACATTTCATAATTTTCAACGTGGCGAGGGCCTTCAAATACCCCGTCGCTCATCATAATAAGTAAATCTCCAGCCTTTAGTTTCTCACTTACAACATCAACTTCAAATTCATCAATAATTCCAATTGGTAGATTATTAGCTTGTATTTTAATAATTTTGTTCCCGCGCTTGATAAAGCTTGGAATTGAACCAATCTTAAGGAATTTGGCATTCGCATCTTGTAAATCTACCATAGCAAGATCAAGCGTTGAGTACATCTCCTCATTTGTTCTTAATGCCAAAATAGAATTTACAGATTTAATGGCCATTTTTTCTTCAATACCTGTTTTGAGAATTTGTTTTAAAAGCTGAAGCGTATCTGTACTTTCACAATGTGCACGCTCTCCATTTCCCATTCCGTCACTAATTGCAATAGCGTGTTTATTACGACTAAGTTCAATAATGGAATAACTATCCCCAGAAATAAATCCACCGCCTTTTGCCGCATGAGCTACCCCTGTTTCTACAACATAAGCTTGTGCAGAACAGAAGGAAGCATGACAATACCCTTGAGGATATGGAGCACATTTTTCCTCTTTTACAATCACAGTTTCATTTAAAATATCTGAAAGGAGTGGCGCAATAAGTTTTTCACATTCCCCACGTCCTTCACAATAAGGAACCCACATTTCAATATCAACATTTCCTTGTTCAAGGTTATAGATTTCAATCTGATTCACTTCTATCCCAAACCCTTTTAAAGCCTCAACAATCTGCTCCTCTTGAACATAAAGGTGCTGACGCTCTTTTTGAATCTCATCAGCAAAATCCTTCATTACTTGAGAAACACCTGAGAGCTGCTCTGCCACAATTTTGCGACTTTCAATAATTTGTTGCTTGAGCTGCTTGTTCGCATAGAAATAGGTGAGTTCCTTTTCCATTGTCTCAATCATTTTTTTCGATTTCACACAATGCTTGTCCCATTCACGATTCAAGCGTTGGTTTGTTTTCATCGTTCCATTCTCAACTTCTTGCATAATCTCTGTCATATAATCATATGTTGTATCAAGCTGTGTCCCCCAGCACTGCTCTTTCTTAAAACATAATTGACATGTTTTTTCTGTCACATTACTTAAAAAATAGTCAACTTCCTTCTCCTCATTCTGCTCGTTATCATAAAATGTATTTTTAGAGAAACTAGAAGACAAGGCTTCAAATACATTTGAGAACTGTTCAACACGATTAGCTGTTACATCACGTACTTTGCGTAAATATTGCTGTTGCTCATTGCTGTGTTCAGCTGTTCCAGGCACAAGTTTGCTAATTTTGCCGATTATCCCTTTTGGTGTCAATAAAAATAAGCCAACAGCAACAAGTGATTCATATAAGTTGAGTGAAAGAATTTCATCTGGCTTGCTGTACAAGCTAATAAGCAAGGTCCCAACGATAAGACCTAACGATACGCCAAGTTTCTTTCCGTCCTTTAATAACCCCCCTAGAAGACCTGAAAAAGCAAGCAAACTCATTTCATACAAACTTGAGACATTTGCGAGACTTAGAATTAAACCTGTCACAACCCCAACTGTTGAGCCAACAGTTGCTCCTGCTACAAAAGCAAAAACAACAACCAAGTAACGAGATAAAATATGTTCAACAGAAAGCCCATAAATTTCCCAACCAATTGTTCCTGTCATAACAGAAGCAAGAAGGATGATTAAACAAATTACTTCTTCTATCTTTAAAGCATGTGGATTAATCTTTTGTGAGATAAGCGGAATACTTTGAAGGAAAATCATTGTTAAAATAAAGCT encodes:
- the spoIIE gene encoding stage II sporulation protein E codes for the protein MEKTERNYASPIPNLVADRTKKETSKFFLGLQLKLENLLFQSGLLILITGFLLGRALILMEIMPFALPFVAAVYVMKKEKLGVSALAVLGGAFTISVEKGAFVLLCVFAFLILYKVSGFLSVEPARKLPLIVFVTMLIVNLSLSYTSAWTLTVYDVTLAVVESGLSFILTMIFLQSIPLISQKINPHALKIEEVICLIILLASVMTGTIGWEIYGLSVEHILSRYLVVVFAFVAGATVGSTVGVVTGLILSLANVSSLYEMSLLAFSGLLGGLLKDGKKLGVSLGLIVGTLLISLYSKPDEILSLNLYESLVAVGLFLLTPKGIIGKISKLVPGTAEHSNEQQQYLRKVRDVTANRVEQFSNVFEALSSSFSKNTFYDNEQNEEKEVDYFLSNVTEKTCQLCFKKEQCWGTQLDTTYDYMTEIMQEVENGTMKTNQRLNREWDKHCVKSKKMIETMEKELTYFYANKQLKQQIIESRKIVAEQLSGVSQVMKDFADEIQKERQHLYVQEEQIVEALKGFGIEVNQIEIYNLEQGNVDIEMWVPYCEGRGECEKLIAPLLSDILNETVIVKEEKCAPYPQGYCHASFCSAQAYVVETGVAHAAKGGGFISGDSYSIIELSRNKHAIAISDGMGNGERAHCESTDTLQLLKQILKTGIEEKMAIKSVNSILALRTNEEMYSTLDLAMVDLQDANAKFLKIGSIPSFIKRGNKIIKIQANNLPIGIIDEFEVDVVSEKLKAGDLLIMMSDGVFEGPRHVENYEMWMKRKISEIETDHPQEVADIIMEEVIRTKAGVIDDDMTVVVTKIQHNIPKWSSIPVHSQAQKQA
- a CDS encoding vWA domain-containing protein; the protein is MRNGTIKQILLITDGYSNTGEDPVAMAALAKEQGITVNVIGVMEKDLIDEQSTNEIENIAMSGGGVSQVVYAQNLSQTVQMVTRQAMTQTIHGVVNKELQQILGSETNLEDLPPEKRGEVMEVVDDLGETSNLDILILVDMSASMKSKLPTVKEALLDLSLSLNARIGYNNYSIFLFPGKKKDVEKLLDWTPNLNKVSAIFPKLTAGGITPTGPALEEAVKHFKKKRSTRGRLEEYDERSIEESGL